A window of the Candidatus Hydrogenedentota bacterium genome harbors these coding sequences:
- the rpsJ gene encoding 30S ribosomal protein S10, which translates to MASSHKIRIKLRAYDHRLLDLATTGIVDAAKRTGAAVRGPIPLPTAMSKVTVLRGPHIDKKSREQFESRTHKRLIDIVGPSANTVDALMKLVLPAGVDVEIKQ; encoded by the coding sequence ATGGCATCAAGCCATAAGATTCGCATCAAACTGCGCGCATACGACCACCGCCTGCTGGACCTTGCGACCACGGGCATTGTGGACGCCGCAAAGCGCACGGGCGCGGCGGTGCGGGGTCCGATCCCGCTTCCGACGGCGATGTCCAAGGTCACGGTGCTTCGCGGACCGCACATTGACAAGAAGTCGCGCGAGCAGTTTGAGAGCCGTACCCACAAGCGGCTGATTGACATTGTCGGCCCGAGCGCGAACACGGTGGACGCGCTGATGAAGCTGGTGCTGCCGGCGGGCGTGGACGTGGAAATCAAGCAATAA
- the rplC gene encoding 50S ribosomal protein L3 yields the protein MLKGLLGRKLGMTRIFTDEGLWINVTLLEAGPCTVVQRKTADHDGYEAVQVGFGDVREKRCTKPLLTHFKKAGVSPKRVLREFRIDAADELKPGDEVRTDIFKAGDHVDVSGVSKGKGFQGVMKRHGFGGGPGGHGSNFHRAPGSIGASADPSEVIKGKKLPGQMGNEKITVQNLQVVDVVPEKNLLVVRGAVPGAKGGVVVVKHSVKGSK from the coding sequence ATGCTGAAAGGTTTGTTGGGGCGAAAACTTGGCATGACCCGCATCTTCACGGATGAGGGGTTGTGGATTAATGTCACCCTGCTGGAGGCCGGGCCCTGCACCGTGGTGCAGCGCAAGACGGCGGACCACGACGGGTATGAGGCCGTGCAGGTGGGTTTCGGCGACGTGCGCGAGAAACGCTGCACGAAACCGTTGCTCACCCACTTCAAGAAGGCCGGCGTGAGCCCCAAACGGGTGCTGCGCGAGTTCCGCATTGACGCGGCGGACGAGCTGAAGCCCGGTGACGAGGTCCGCACGGACATCTTCAAGGCGGGCGACCATGTGGACGTGAGCGGCGTGTCGAAGGGCAAGGGCTTCCAGGGCGTGATGAAGCGCCATGGTTTCGGCGGCGGTCCCGGCGGCCACGGCTCGAACTTCCACCGCGCGCCCGGCTCGATCGGCGCGAGCGCGGACCCCTCCGAGGTAATCAAGGGCAAGAAGCTTCCCGGCCAGATGGGGAACGAGAAAATCACCGTGCAGAATCTGCAGGTGGTGGACGTGGTCCCCGAGAAGAACCTGCTGGTGGTGCGCGGCGCCGTGCCCGGCGCCAAGGGCGGCGTGGTCGTGGTGAAGCACAGCGTGAAAGGATCCAAATAG
- the rplD gene encoding 50S ribosomal protein L4: MSGAEQGVVEAKDAVFAAPANEALVHDVVVGLQAAKRQGTHKTKTRAMVSGGGVKPFRQKGTGRARQGSSREPHMRGGGTIFGPVPRDYRQDVPVRFKRQALCCVLSERVRGDRLSVLKGFSVQGPKTKPFAEMIGRVAPEGRKTLIVTAGNDKNALLSSRNISRVTLRTAADVNALDVLNAVRVVVQEEALAQLEERLS, translated from the coding sequence ATGAGCGGCGCTGAACAGGGCGTCGTGGAGGCGAAGGACGCGGTTTTTGCCGCGCCCGCCAACGAGGCGCTGGTGCACGACGTGGTGGTGGGGCTTCAGGCCGCGAAGCGGCAGGGCACCCACAAGACCAAGACGCGGGCCATGGTTTCCGGCGGCGGCGTGAAGCCGTTCCGCCAGAAGGGCACCGGCCGCGCGCGCCAGGGCAGCAGCCGCGAGCCGCACATGCGCGGCGGCGGCACCATCTTCGGGCCGGTCCCCCGGGACTACCGGCAGGACGTGCCGGTGCGCTTCAAGCGGCAGGCGCTGTGCTGCGTGCTGAGCGAGCGGGTGCGCGGCGACCGGCTGAGCGTGCTGAAGGGGTTCTCGGTCCAGGGGCCGAAGACGAAGCCCTTCGCCGAGATGATTGGCCGGGTGGCCCCCGAGGGCCGCAAGACCCTGATCGTGACCGCCGGCAACGACAAGAACGCGCTGCTGTCCTCCCGGAACATTTCCAGGGTGACCCTTCGCACCGCGGCGGACGTGAACGCGCTGGACGTGCTCAACGCTGTGCGGGTAGTCGTGCAGGAAGAGGCGCTGGCCCAGCTTGAGGAGCGACTCTCATGA
- the rplW gene encoding 50S ribosomal protein L23 yields MSIDPHKIVERPIITEEAQIQAEKANQYTFRVNPKANKGQIRDAIEAIFRKSEIKVVSVNTMNYAGKVRNRLASRRAGRRPGWKKAIVTLRKGDKIELI; encoded by the coding sequence ATGAGCATAGACCCGCACAAGATAGTGGAGCGGCCGATCATCACCGAAGAGGCCCAGATTCAGGCGGAAAAGGCGAACCAGTACACCTTCCGGGTGAACCCGAAGGCGAACAAGGGCCAGATCCGCGACGCGATCGAGGCGATTTTCCGCAAGAGCGAGATCAAGGTCGTCTCGGTGAACACGATGAACTACGCCGGCAAGGTGCGCAACCGCCTGGCCTCGCGCCGCGCCGGACGCCGTCCCGGCTGGAAAAAAGCCATTGTCACCCTGCGCAAGGGCGACAAGATTGAACTGATCTAA